A stretch of Streptosporangium brasiliense DNA encodes these proteins:
- a CDS encoding MFS transporter, with protein MTTVDAPPKAGRREWIGLVVLALPTMLTTVDISVLFLALPQLATELGATGTEQLWITDIYAFLIAGSLITMGTLGDRIGRRKVLLSGAAVFIVASLLAAYSTSPEMLIFSRGLLGIAGATVMPSVMALISNMFKDPAQLGAAYGIWGGSIMIGVVLGPVVGGILLGAFGWQSVFIMGVPIMALLLLLGPFFLPEFRAPEAGRLDLFSVILSFASILPIVYGLKEVARNGWQPAAIAALVAGVLFTLIFIVRQRRLTSPLLDLSLFSIKAVRTGLIVATAIGVIMGGVGLTAVLYMQMVEGLSPLQAGAWMLAPTILMTVGGMGIAPQIARKVRPAFVLVVGMVIAAIGMLVLTQVSSVGGFTTLMIGLIIAYIGGSPVGGLTQYMLMSSAPPEKAGSVSSVSSTGGELGVALGIAVLGSVGTIVFRNEVVIPAGVSAGAAQTAKESVAGAVATAQQLPGTVGADLLESAREAFTSGLHAVTTVTGVLYIGLAILTFVGLRHLPPMSGAPGAPPTPGEAAQTEPSKDDTVQTVS; from the coding sequence ATGACGACAGTCGACGCGCCGCCCAAGGCTGGGCGGCGGGAGTGGATCGGCCTGGTCGTACTGGCCTTGCCCACCATGCTGACGACCGTGGACATCAGCGTGCTGTTCCTCGCGCTGCCCCAGCTGGCCACCGAGCTGGGCGCCACCGGCACCGAGCAGCTGTGGATCACTGACATCTACGCCTTCCTGATCGCCGGATCCCTCATCACCATGGGGACCCTCGGCGACCGGATCGGCCGCCGCAAGGTGCTGCTGAGCGGCGCGGCGGTCTTCATCGTCGCCTCACTGCTGGCCGCCTACTCCACCTCCCCCGAGATGCTGATCTTCTCGCGCGGGCTGCTCGGCATCGCCGGAGCCACGGTGATGCCCTCGGTCATGGCGCTGATCAGCAACATGTTCAAGGACCCCGCGCAGCTGGGCGCCGCCTACGGCATCTGGGGCGGCTCCATCATGATCGGCGTCGTGCTCGGCCCGGTGGTCGGCGGAATCCTGCTCGGCGCCTTCGGCTGGCAGTCGGTCTTCATCATGGGTGTGCCCATCATGGCGCTGCTGCTGCTGCTCGGCCCGTTCTTCCTCCCCGAGTTCCGGGCCCCGGAGGCCGGGCGGCTGGACCTGTTCAGCGTGATCCTGTCCTTCGCCTCCATCCTGCCGATCGTCTACGGCCTCAAGGAGGTGGCCAGGAACGGCTGGCAGCCGGCGGCCATCGCGGCCCTCGTGGCCGGCGTGCTGTTCACCCTGATCTTCATCGTGCGCCAGCGCAGGCTGACCAGCCCGCTGCTCGACCTGAGCCTGTTCTCCATCAAGGCGGTCCGCACAGGGCTGATCGTCGCCACGGCCATCGGTGTCATCATGGGCGGGGTCGGCCTGACGGCCGTGCTGTACATGCAGATGGTCGAGGGACTGTCACCGCTGCAGGCGGGCGCGTGGATGCTGGCTCCGACGATCCTGATGACCGTGGGCGGCATGGGGATCGCCCCGCAGATCGCCCGCAAGGTCCGTCCCGCCTTCGTCCTGGTGGTCGGCATGGTGATCGCCGCGATCGGCATGCTGGTGCTCACCCAGGTCAGCAGCGTGGGCGGGTTCACGACCCTGATGATCGGCCTCATCATCGCCTACATCGGCGGCAGCCCGGTCGGAGGACTGACCCAGTACATGCTGATGAGCTCCGCCCCGCCGGAGAAGGCGGGATCGGTGTCGTCGGTGTCGTCGACCGGCGGCGAGCTGGGTGTCGCGCTGGGCATCGCCGTCCTGGGCAGCGTCGGCACGATCGTCTTCCGGAACGAGGTGGTCATCCCGGCCGGGGTCTCCGCCGGGGCCGCCCAGACCGCCAAGGAGAGCGTCGCCGGCGCCGTGGCCACTGCCCAGCAGCTGCCCGGCACGGTAGGCGCCGACCTGCTCGAATCCGCTCGTGAGGCCTTCACCAGCGGGCTGCACGCGGTCACCACGGTCACCGGCGTCCTCTACATCGGCCTGGCCATCCTGACCTTCGTCGGGCTCCGGCACCTGCCCCCCATGAGCGGGGCACCGGGTGCGCCGCCGACGCCGGGCGAGGCGGCACAGACCGAGCCGTCCAAGGACGACACGGTCCAGACCGTCAGCTGA
- a CDS encoding MFS transporter — translation MDADRTTGPGPRAGRREWTGLAVLALPTLLVSLDVFVMLLALPHLSRDLGAGSTQQLWITDIYAFMLAGFLITMGTLGDRIGRRRLLLGGAAVFGLASVLAAYSTSPEMLIAARALLGVAGATLAPSTLALISNMFHDPRQRGLAIGVWLTCFMGGAAIGPIVGGAMLETFWWGAAFLIGVPAMVLLLVLGPLLLPEYRTPQAGRLDLASVALSLAATLPIVYGLKELARNGWQPLPVAAVAVGLAVGVVFTRRQRGLADPLLDLRLFANRTFSAALGTMLFGIMLTSAIMLFITQHLQLVDGLSPLQTGLWMLPTVAANTASFLLSPLLARRIRPAYLIGAGLAVSVAGLLLLTRAGAASGPAVLAAGFALSNLGAGPLLTLGTNLVVGSAPPGRAGSAAAMNETSAEFGFALGIAVLGSVGTAVYRHHIAAGIPAGIPAPAAQAARDTLAGAATAAQHLPGRLQAALLAPAREAFTSGLHAVAILSAVLLAGVAILAVTLLRHVRPSAQNHPDQPGDAPEAAAGAVPQGASN, via the coding sequence ATGGACGCCGACCGGACGACCGGGCCAGGACCGCGGGCCGGGCGACGGGAGTGGACCGGGCTGGCCGTACTGGCCCTGCCCACCCTGCTGGTCTCCCTCGACGTGTTCGTGATGCTGCTGGCGCTGCCGCACCTGAGCAGGGACCTGGGAGCCGGCAGCACCCAGCAGCTGTGGATCACCGACATCTACGCGTTCATGCTCGCCGGATTCCTGATCACCATGGGGACTCTCGGCGACCGGATCGGCCGCCGCAGGCTGCTGCTGGGCGGCGCGGCCGTGTTCGGCCTCGCCTCGGTGCTGGCCGCCTACTCCACCTCCCCGGAGATGCTGATCGCCGCCCGCGCGCTGCTCGGGGTCGCCGGGGCGACCCTGGCCCCCTCGACCCTGGCACTGATCAGCAACATGTTCCACGACCCCCGGCAGCGGGGCCTGGCCATCGGGGTGTGGCTGACCTGCTTCATGGGCGGCGCCGCCATCGGCCCGATCGTCGGCGGCGCGATGCTGGAGACCTTCTGGTGGGGCGCGGCGTTCCTGATCGGGGTGCCCGCCATGGTGCTGCTGCTGGTGCTCGGGCCGCTGCTGCTGCCCGAATACCGCACCCCGCAGGCCGGCCGGCTGGACCTGGCCAGCGTCGCGCTGTCCCTGGCCGCGACCCTGCCGATCGTCTACGGCCTCAAGGAGCTCGCCAGGAACGGCTGGCAGCCGTTGCCCGTCGCCGCGGTCGCGGTCGGCCTCGCCGTCGGCGTGGTCTTCACCCGCCGGCAGCGTGGACTGGCCGATCCGCTGCTGGACCTGCGTCTGTTCGCCAACCGCACCTTCAGCGCCGCACTGGGCACAATGCTGTTCGGCATCATGCTGACCAGTGCGATCATGCTGTTCATCACCCAGCACCTCCAGCTGGTCGACGGCCTGTCACCCCTGCAGACGGGCCTGTGGATGCTCCCCACCGTCGCCGCGAACACCGCGAGCTTCCTGCTGTCGCCGCTCCTGGCCCGCCGGATCCGCCCCGCCTACCTCATCGGAGCCGGCCTGGCCGTGTCGGTGGCCGGCCTGCTGCTGCTCACCCGGGCCGGCGCGGCCTCCGGACCCGCGGTCCTGGCGGCGGGCTTCGCCCTCAGCAACCTCGGCGCCGGCCCGCTGCTGACCCTGGGCACCAACCTGGTCGTCGGATCCGCCCCGCCCGGCAGAGCCGGATCGGCTGCGGCCATGAACGAGACGAGTGCGGAGTTCGGCTTCGCGCTCGGCATCGCCGTACTGGGCAGCGTCGGCACCGCCGTGTACCGCCACCACATCGCCGCCGGCATCCCCGCCGGCATACCGGCCCCGGCCGCCCAGGCGGCCCGTGACACGCTCGCCGGCGCCGCGACCGCGGCCCAGCACCTGCCCGGCCGGCTCCAGGCGGCGCTGCTCGCCCCCGCCCGCGAGGCCTTCACCAGCGGGCTGCACGCCGTCGCGATCCTCAGTGCCGTGCTCCTGGCCGGCGTCGCGATCCTCGCCGTGACCCTGCTCCGGCACGTGCGCCCCAGCGCTCAGAACCACCCCGACCAGCCTGGCGACGCCCCGGAGGCGGCAGCCGGTGCCGTCCCCCAGGGAGCCTCCAACTGA
- a CDS encoding tryptophan 7-halogenase — protein MSAENALEYDVIVVGGGPAGSTTAALVAMQGHNVLLLEKEQFPRYQIGESLLPSTVHGICQLLGVSEELREAGFMPKRGGTFRWGSNPEPWTFSFSISSKFSTEASTAYQVERMKFDQILLDNARRKGVEVRERTSVTDVVEDDGRVCGVHFTDADGVRHTARSRYLVDASGHKSRIHQRVGGKRLYSEFFRNIALFGYYTGGKRLPAPNQGNILAAAFDSGWFWYIPLTDELTSVGAVVRQAELERVQGDREKALSKLIDECPLIAEYLADAQRVTDGPYGEIRIRKDYSYSKEAFWRPGMVLTGDAACFIDPVFSSGVHLATYSAMMAARSINTSLRDQTQETAAFEEYEARYRKEYALFHDFLVAFYDMHQHEDSYFWNAKKVTNNTASELESFVELVGGGASNEGALVDAGSYLTERASAFEELSQIVQRPVHVEGEDRNLLQASLARSVVKAGARIQVQAVIGENADEQTPVRPGGLIPSLDGMHWTWPAA, from the coding sequence GTGAGTGCTGAGAACGCCCTTGAATACGACGTCATCGTGGTCGGCGGCGGCCCCGCGGGCTCGACGACCGCGGCGCTCGTGGCGATGCAGGGACACAACGTCCTGCTCCTGGAGAAAGAACAGTTCCCCCGCTACCAGATCGGGGAGTCGTTGCTCCCCTCGACCGTGCACGGAATCTGCCAGCTCCTCGGCGTGTCGGAGGAACTGCGGGAAGCCGGATTCATGCCCAAACGGGGCGGCACCTTCCGGTGGGGCAGCAATCCCGAGCCATGGACCTTCTCCTTCTCCATCTCCTCCAAGTTCAGCACCGAGGCCTCGACCGCCTACCAGGTCGAACGGATGAAGTTCGACCAGATCCTCCTCGACAACGCCCGCCGCAAGGGCGTCGAGGTGCGCGAGCGGACATCGGTCACCGACGTCGTCGAGGACGACGGACGGGTGTGCGGTGTGCACTTCACCGACGCCGACGGCGTGCGGCACACCGCCCGCAGCCGCTACCTCGTCGACGCCTCCGGGCACAAGAGCCGCATCCATCAGAGGGTCGGCGGCAAGCGGCTCTACTCGGAGTTCTTCCGCAACATCGCGCTGTTCGGCTACTACACCGGCGGCAAGCGACTGCCCGCCCCCAACCAGGGCAACATCCTGGCCGCGGCCTTCGACTCCGGCTGGTTCTGGTACATCCCGCTCACCGACGAGCTCACCAGCGTCGGCGCGGTCGTGCGCCAGGCCGAACTCGAACGGGTCCAGGGCGACCGGGAGAAGGCGCTGAGCAAGCTGATCGACGAATGCCCGCTGATCGCCGAATACCTGGCCGACGCCCAGCGCGTCACGGACGGGCCCTACGGCGAGATCCGCATCCGCAAGGACTACTCCTACAGCAAGGAGGCGTTCTGGCGGCCCGGCATGGTCCTGACCGGTGACGCGGCCTGCTTCATCGACCCGGTCTTCTCCTCCGGGGTGCACCTGGCGACCTACAGCGCCATGATGGCCGCCCGCTCCATCAACACCTCCCTGCGCGACCAGACCCAGGAGACGGCCGCCTTCGAGGAGTACGAGGCCCGTTACCGCAAGGAGTACGCGCTCTTCCACGATTTCCTCGTCGCCTTCTACGACATGCACCAGCACGAGGACTCCTACTTCTGGAACGCCAAGAAGGTCACCAACAACACCGCGTCCGAGCTGGAGTCCTTCGTGGAGCTCGTCGGCGGCGGCGCCTCGAACGAGGGAGCGCTCGTCGACGCCGGCTCCTACCTCACCGAGCGGGCCTCCGCCTTCGAGGAGCTGTCGCAGATCGTCCAGCGTCCGGTGCACGTCGAGGGAGAGGACCGCAACCTGCTGCAGGCCTCGCTGGCCCGCTCCGTCGTCAAGGCCGGCGCCCGGATCCAGGTGCAGGCCGTCATCGGTGAGAACGCCGACGAGCAGACCCCGGTGCGCCCAGGCGGTCTCATCCCCTCCCTTGACGGCATGCACTGGACGTGGCCGGCAGCCTGA
- the cmdF gene encoding tyrosine 2,3-aminomutase, translating into MTLVETEVVKTEAVQVDVSVDIDGESLNIAGVRRIAEDRAPCKLTPGALAAAARSRQVFEDIAREDIPIYGVTTGFGEMIYMLVGTAKEVELQTNLVRSHSAGVGPLFAEDEARAILATRLNALAKGYSAVRPQVLERLALYLNLGIIPAIPEIGSLGASGDLAPLAHIASTVIGEGYVLRDGKRVKTAEVLSEFGIEPLELRFKEGLALINGTSAMTGLGSLVVGRALTQVRQAEIVAALVIETLQGSTSPFRPEGHDIARPHAGQIDSAANMRELMRGSELTVEHADLRQQVQESRQNGQTVQRTPHYLQKAYSLRAIPQVLGAVRDTLYHAVTKLEIELNSSNDNPLFFEGQEIFHGANFHGQPIAFAMDFVTIALTQLGVLSERRTNRLLNRHLSYGLPEFLVMGDPGLNSGFAGAQYPATALIAENRTIGPASTQSVPSNGDNQDIVSMGLISARNARRVLQNNEKILAVEFLAAAQAVDVSGRYEGLSPAAKAVYDKVRSLVPTLDKDRYMADDIETVAAALARGEVLQAVVDCGVELR; encoded by the coding sequence TATCGCCGGTGTCCGGCGGATCGCCGAGGACCGGGCGCCCTGCAAGCTCACGCCGGGTGCCCTGGCCGCGGCCGCCAGGAGCCGGCAGGTCTTCGAGGACATCGCCCGCGAGGACATCCCCATCTACGGAGTCACCACCGGCTTCGGCGAGATGATCTACATGCTGGTGGGCACCGCCAAGGAGGTGGAGCTGCAGACCAACCTCGTGCGCAGCCACAGCGCCGGCGTGGGCCCGCTGTTCGCCGAGGACGAGGCCAGAGCGATCCTCGCCACCCGGCTGAACGCCCTGGCCAAGGGGTACTCCGCCGTGCGGCCGCAGGTGCTGGAGCGCCTGGCGCTCTACCTCAACCTGGGGATCATCCCGGCCATCCCGGAGATCGGCTCGCTGGGCGCCAGCGGCGACCTGGCCCCGCTGGCGCACATCGCGAGCACGGTGATCGGCGAGGGCTACGTCCTGCGTGACGGCAAGCGGGTCAAGACCGCCGAGGTTCTCAGTGAGTTCGGCATCGAGCCGCTGGAGCTGCGCTTCAAGGAGGGGCTCGCGCTGATCAACGGCACGTCCGCGATGACCGGGCTGGGCTCCCTCGTCGTCGGCCGGGCCCTGACCCAGGTGCGGCAGGCCGAGATCGTCGCGGCGCTGGTGATCGAGACGCTGCAGGGCTCGACCAGTCCCTTCCGTCCCGAGGGGCACGACATCGCCCGCCCGCACGCCGGCCAGATCGACAGCGCCGCCAACATGCGCGAGCTGATGCGGGGCAGCGAGCTGACCGTGGAGCACGCCGACCTGCGCCAGCAGGTGCAGGAGAGCAGGCAGAACGGCCAGACCGTGCAGCGGACGCCGCACTACCTGCAGAAGGCCTACTCGCTGCGGGCCATCCCGCAGGTCCTCGGGGCCGTCCGCGACACCCTCTACCACGCGGTGACGAAGCTGGAGATCGAACTCAACTCCTCCAACGACAACCCGCTGTTCTTCGAGGGGCAGGAGATCTTCCACGGCGCCAACTTCCACGGTCAGCCGATCGCGTTCGCGATGGACTTCGTGACGATCGCGCTCACCCAGCTCGGCGTCCTGTCCGAGCGGCGGACCAACCGGCTGCTGAACCGGCACCTCAGCTACGGCCTTCCGGAGTTCCTCGTCATGGGCGACCCCGGTCTCAACAGCGGATTCGCCGGTGCGCAGTACCCGGCGACGGCGCTGATAGCGGAGAACCGGACCATCGGCCCGGCCAGCACGCAGAGCGTGCCCTCCAACGGCGACAACCAGGACATCGTCAGCATGGGCCTGATCTCGGCGCGTAACGCGCGCAGGGTCCTGCAGAACAACGAGAAGATCCTCGCGGTGGAGTTCCTCGCCGCGGCCCAGGCGGTGGACGTCTCCGGGCGCTACGAGGGGCTGAGCCCGGCCGCCAAGGCTGTCTACGACAAGGTGCGCTCGCTGGTGCCGACGCTGGACAAGGACCGTTACATGGCCGACGACATCGAGACGGTGGCCGCGGCCCTGGCGCGCGGTGAGGTGCTCCAGGCCGTCGTGGACTGTGGCGTCGAGCTGCGCTGA